A portion of the Trichoplusia ni isolate ovarian cell line Hi5 chromosome 12, tn1, whole genome shotgun sequence genome contains these proteins:
- the LOC113499364 gene encoding UDP-glucuronosyltransferase 2B17-like, producing the protein MVAYLYLLTCYLLFVNSNEAARILAMFPTPSISHQVVFRPVTQELAKRGHDVTVITTDPAFPKGKAPANLTEIDIHDLSYDIWMKSFMSSPRTDDLLTQSEILLNLIRILFDTQLKDERVASLVLGKEQKFDLLILEDCVRPALSLTHFHKVPVILFSSLGFVLDNFQTLGVPYHPLLYPGVPRQRLNNLTLWDKISETYIFMRYQYLIGESIALDDKMLKRHFGPEFPTGTELSNNVDMVFLNVNPIFEGIRPVPPNVVFVGGLHTTPRKDLPADLKSYLDSSKNGVIYISFGTNVDPTLLPAEKIQVLVKAFSQLPYDVLWKWNGDELPGRTENIRISKWLPQSDLLKHPNVKLFITQGGLQSTDEAIVSGVPLLGMPLMVDQWFNVERYVSLKIGLRVDLEDVTEEKFKNAIIEVITNDSYRRNIEKLRSIMHDAPQTPLERAVWWTEYVLRHGGAKHLRSPAANISWVEYLELELVLTLLTGLSVILSVVFIVVRKLYKLIFKSSRSSVKSKRS; encoded by the exons ATGGTGGCGTATCTGTATTTATTAACGTGTTATCTTTTATTCGTAAATTCAAATGAGGCGGCGAGGATATTGGCGATGTTCCCGACCCCTTCCATCAGCCACCAAGTAGTGTTTCGACCAGTGACTCAAGAGCTAGCTAAGAGAGGACACGATGTCACCGTCATCACAACAGATCCCGCCTTCCCGAAAGGAAAAGCACCTGCTAACTTGACAGAAATTGACATCCATGATTTATCATACGACATATGGATGAAAAGCTTTATGTCAAGTCCTCGTACGGATGATCTATTAACCCAATCAGAAATACTTTTGAACTTGATAAGAATACTATTTGATACCCAGTTGAAAGATGAACGAGTGGCAAGTTTGGTCTTAGGGAAAGAGCAAAAATTTGATTTGTTGATTCTAGAAGACTGTGTTCGGCCTGCGCTTTCATTAACACATTTTCATAAGGTTCCAGTTATTCTGTTCAGTTCTTTGGGATTTGTGCTTGATAATTTTCAAACGCTTGGCGTTCCTTATCATCCGTTGTTGTACCCTGGAGTTCCACGACAACGCTTGAATAATCTCACATTATGGGACAAAATAAGTGAAACCTATATATTCATGAGGTACCAATATTTAATTGGAGAATCTATAGCTTTGGACGATAAGATGCTGAAAAGACATTTTGGACCTGAATTTCCAACAGGGACTGAACTTAGCAATAACGTGGAtatggtatttttaaatgtgaacCCAATTTTTGAAGGTATAAGACCAGTACCTCCGAATGTTGTGTTTGTTGGAGGCTTACATACAACTCCAAGAAAAGATTTACCTGCT gaTCTCAAATCATATTTGGACTCTTCCAAAAATGGCGTGATTTACATCAGTTTTGGTACTAACGTCGATCCTACTCTACTACCAGCCGAAAAAATCCAAGTTCTAGTGAAAGCATTCTCTCAGTTGCCTTACGATGTGTTATGGAAGTGGAACGGAGACGAGCTGCCTGGACGTACTGAGAACATCAGAATCTCAAAGTGGTTACCACAGTCCGACCTACTga aaCATCCTAATGTCAAGTTATTCATAACTCAGGGAGGTCTTCAATCAACTGATGAAGCCATAGTCTCCGGTGTACCTTTGCTTGGTATGCCCTTGATGGTAGATCAATGGTTCAACGTTGAGAGATATGTATCTCTTAAAATCGGACTGCGAGTTGATTTAGAAGATGTAACAGAGGAAAAATTTAAGAACGCCATCATTGAAGTGATTACAAATGACAG TTATCGACGCAATATAGAAAAGTTGAGAAGTATAATGCATGATGCACCACAAACTCCACTGGAGCGCGCCGTGTGGTGGACGGAGTACGTGCTGCGGCACGGCGGCGCGAAGCACctgcgctcgcccgccgccaaCATCTCGTGGGTGGAGTATCTAGAACTGGAACTGGTGCTCACATTACTGACAGGACTATCCGTAATTTTAAGTGTTGTGTTCATCGTCGTCCGAAAACTGTACAagctaatatttaaaagttcGAGGTCTTCCGTAAAATCCAAACGTAGttag
- the LOC113499578 gene encoding uncharacterized protein LOC113499578 — protein sequence MTKVIFSVTCLLLVLVRSNHAARVLAVFPSPSISHQVVFRPLTQELVKRGHEVTVITPDPVFKNTGAPPNLTEIDVHDVSYKIWQDTFLKKSSKGEKSDLVPQITIIFEAFYQILEAQLKSKEVQALINDKNKQFDLLLLEACVRSTIVFSHIYKNIPVILVSSLGGTNFNYEVLGAAGHPILFPDFFHQKVHNLTFWEKLHMLYTHYQLTKLHESIAELEDSMLQKQFGPNIQSVTELSNNVDMLFLNIHPMFEGVRPVPPSVVYIEGLHLKPQKELSTDLKSYLDSSKNGVIYLSFGTNVVPSDLPKEKIAIFTKVFSQLPYDVLWKWDKDDLPGRSDNIRIAKWLPQSDLLRHPKVKAFITQGGLQSTDEAIVAGVPMIGFPMLGDQWFNVEKYKYHKIGIGLDIETVTEQTLENAIKTVIEDESFRRNIRRVRNLMQDNLQPPLERAIWWVEHVLRHGGAKHLRSPAANISWAEYLELELVLTLLAGLFTIFTITIFTIYKLYFHISTFLKSKSKVKVFCNFLNVSVSASTMSTILYILLYFIFVTTNEASRILAVVPTPSISHQAVFRTLTQELVKRGHEVTVITTDPEFKNIGAPPNLTEIDVHDVSYKIWHDTFITKASKGKKNDIVSQMEIVFKGLTQILEAQLQTKEVQALISDKGKSFDLLLLEACVRPALIFSHIYKNVPVILISSMGGTNINYKVIGAEVHPLLYPDHFHQSIYNLTSWEKLRALYTHYQFKKLHENMAEFEDTMLQKQFGDDLPSVTELSSNVDMLFLNIHPIFEGIRPVPPSVVYIEGLHLKPQKELPTDLKSYLDSSKNGVIYLSFGTNVVPSDLPKEKIAIFTKVFSQLPYDVLWKWDNDDLPGRSDNIRIAKWLPQSDLLRHPKVKAFITQGGLQSTDEAVVAGVPMIGFPMLGDQWFNVEKYKYHNIGIGLDIETVTEQILENAIKTVIEDESFRRNIQRLRTIMQENPQPPLERAIWWTEYVLRHGGAKHLRSPAANISWWEYQELELSVLTLLLELLFIFIVIPITMYKLCIYWVNNSSKIKDS from the exons TCGTACTTGTAAGATCTAATCACGCAGCAAGGGTCCTAGCAGTGTTTCCATCACCATCCATTAGTCACCAAGTTGTATTTCGTCCTCTAACTCAAGAACTAGTGAAGAGAGGTCATGAAGTCACAGTCATCACACCAGATCCTGTGTTTAAAAATACTGGAGCACCTCCTAATCTAACAGAAATCGACGTCCATGACGTCTCGTATAAAATATGGCAAGACACATTCCTGAAGAAATCTTCTAAAGGGGAAAAAAGTGATTTAGTACCACAAATCACAATAATTTTCGAGGCATTTTATCAAATTCTAGAAGCACAGTTAAAAAGCAAGGAGGTACAAGCATTAATTAATGACAAGAACAAACAGTTTGATCTGTTACTGCTCGAAGCTTGCGTTCGATCGACGATAGTGTTTTCACACATCTACAAAAATATTCCAGTCATTCTTGTCAGTTCGTTGGGtggaacaaattttaattatgaagtttTAGGTGCAGCAGGACACCCCATACTTTTTCCTGACTTTTTCCACCAGAAAGTTCACAATCTCACTTTCTGGGAAAAACTTCATATGCTGTACACTCACTACCAACTTACGAAACTTCATGAAAGTATTGCAGAGCTTGAAGATTCTATGCTTCAAAAACAGTTTGGTCCTAACATACAATCAGTGACAGAGTTGAGTAACAACGTTGACATGTTGTTCCTGAACATACATCCAATGTTTGAAGGAGTCCGGCCGGTTCCTCCATCAGTGGTTTACATAGAAGGACTCCATCTGAAACCACAGAAGGAACTATCTAct GACCTCAAGTCATATTTAGACTCGTCTAAAAATGGAGTGATATACTTAAGCTTTGGGACAAACGTTGTGCCGTCAGATTTACCAAAagagaaaattgcgatattcaCAAAAGTGTTTTCTCAACTTCCTTATGATGTGCTGTGGAAGTGGGATAAGGATGACCTGCCAGGACGGAGTGATAACATTAGAATAGCAAAATGGTTGCCGCAGTCCGATCTTTTGA GACATCCAAAAGTCAAAGCATTCATAACGCAAGGAGGTTTACAATCAACTGATGAAGCTATTGTTGCTGGTGTTCCAATGATTGGTTTTCCCATGTTGGGTGATCAATGgtttaatgttgaaaaatacaaataccacAAAATTGGGATTGGATTAGATATTGAAACAGTCACTGAGCAGACATTAGAGAATGCTATCAAAACTGTAATTGAAGATGAAAG ttttcgCCGCAATATACGAAGAGTTCGAAACTTAATGCAGGATAATCTGCAACCTCCCTTAGAGCGTGCCATTTGGTGGGTGGAACATGTTCTGCGGCACGGCGGCGCGAAGCACctgcgctcgcccgccgccaaCATCTCGTGGGCGGAGTACCTAGAACTGGAACTGGTGCTCACATTACTGGCAGGACTGTTTACCATTTTCACCATaactatttttactatttataaactGTATTTCCACATTTCCACATTTCTTAAAAGTAAATctaaagttaaagttttt TGTAATTTTTTGAACGTGAGTGTAAGTGCGTCTACAATGTCTACTATACTGTATATTctcctttattttatatttgtgactACTAATGAAGCATCCAGAATCCTGGCAGTGGTACCGACACCATCCATCAGTCATCAAGCTGTTTTCCGTACTTTAACTCAAGAACTGGTAAAGAGAGGTCACGAGGTCACAGTCATCACAACAGATCCTGAGTTCAAAAATATTGGAGCACCTCCTAACCTAACAGAAATCGACGTCCATGACGTCTCGTATAAAATATGGCACGATACATTCATTACAAAAGCTTCTAAAGGAAAAAAGAATGATATAGTATCACAGatggaaattgtttttaaaggatTGACTCAAATTCTAGAAGCGCAATTGCAAACTAAAGAGGTCCAAGCGTTAATAAGTGACAAAGGAAAATCATTTGATCTGTTATTACTTGAAGCCTGTGTTCGACCAGCTTTAATATTTTCTCACATCTACAAAAATGTTCCAGTTATTCTTATTAGTTCCATGGGTggtacaaatataaattataaagtaatagGTGCAGAAGTCCACCCTCTGTTATACCCTGACCATTTCCACCAGAGTATTTACAATCTGACTTCCTGGGAAAAGCTTCGTGCGCTGTACACTCACTACCAATTTAAGAAACTTCATGAAAATATGGCGGAATTTGAAGATACTATGCTTCAAAAACAGTTTGGTGATGACTTACCATCAGTAACGGAGTTGAGTAGCAACGTTGACATGTTGTTCCTGAACATACATCCAATATTTGAAGGTATCCGTCCGGTTCCACCGTCAGTAGTTTATATAGAAGGACTCCACCTAAAACCACAGAAGGAACTACCTACT GACCTCAAGTCATATTTAGACTCGTCTAAAAATGGAGTGATATACTTAAGCTTTGGGACAAACGTTGTGCCGTCAGATTTACCAAAagagaaaattgcgatattcaCAAAAGTGTTTTCTCAACTTCCTTATGACGTGCTTTGGAAGTGGGATAACGATGACCTGCCAGGACGGAGTGATAACATTAGAATAGCAAAATGGTTGCCGCAGTCCGATCTTTTGA GACATCCAAAAGTCAAAGCATTCATAACGCAAGGAGGTTTACAATCAACTGATGAAGCTGTTGTTGCTGGCGTGCCAATGATTGGTTTTCCCATGCTGGGTGATCAATGgtttaatgttgaaaaatacaaataccacAACATTGGGATTGGATTAGATATCGAAACAGTCACTGAGCAGATATTGGAAAATGCCATTAAAACTGTAATTGAAGATGAAAG ttttcGCCGCAATATACAAAGACTTCGAACAATAATGCAGGAGAACCCACAGCCTCCCTTAGAGCGTGCTATTTGGTGGACGGAGTACGTGCTGCGGCACGGCGGCGCGAAGCACctgcgctcgcccgccgccaaCATCTCGTGGTGGGAGTACCAAGAACTGGAACTTTCTGTTCTGACTTTACTGCTGGAActattattcattttcattgtaATTCCTATAACAATGTACAAACTGTGCATCTACTGGGTGAACAATAGTTCTAAAATAAAGGATTCTTAA